From Canis lupus dingo isolate Sandy chromosome 37, ASM325472v2, whole genome shotgun sequence:
TAGAGAGTGGGGCCCGCGGGCTGCCCTGGGATCCGAGGCCACGGCCAGCCCTGTCCGGCGAGGCTGGCAGGGGGCTGCGGATcgttggggaggagggggtgtcGCCGTGCCGGGGttccggggcgcggggcgggctcAGGTGCTGTTGCCCTGCTCCTGCTCAAAGAGCAGCATGGCCAGCTGGGTGCGGGAGCCCAGGCCCTCCAGCTCGCTCTGGCGGCAGCGGTGGTACAGGTCCTCGCTGAGCCGCGCGCTGCACGCCTGCGCCCGGTAGCGCTGCAGCAGCGCTGGTTCCACGGCGCGCAGCACGTGTAGGCCCGAGAAGCGCAGGAACAGCTCGTACACGTCCGTGCTCTCCAGcagctcctcttcctgctccGAGGCCGCTGCCAGCCGTCCGCGGGCTGCCACGTAGTCGGAGTTGTAGAAGCAGGCCTCGCTGGCCGCCTGGCGGTCGAAGCGGCCCGTGTCTCGGCCCAGCTCCGggggcccggggccctgggggggCGCCACGGCCGGGTGGAAGGCCTGGAAGTGCATGGGGAAGAAGGCCTGCCAGCCAGAGATGGCGTGCATGCGGCAGCGGTTCAGGAAGTCGGGCGTGAGCACCGTGTCGGGCCCGGCCAGCAGGAACAGCGTGTCCAGCGGGTGCTTCTTGGAGAGCAGGTCCATGAGGCGCAGCGGCGAGGGTGCAGTTGTCTGCACGCTGAGCCAGGGCACCCGGGCACCCGGGAAACGCCGCTCGAGTTCCGCCACGTGGGCCTTGACAGGCGCAAAGACATCTGCGTGGGCCGCCCGCTGGGCCTGTCGTGGCTCGTACAGGAGCAGCAGGGTCAGGGCTGCAGCCGCGTCACCCGGCTCCAGCGCCGCGGTGGCGAAGGCCTCCAGGAAGCCAGGGGCCAGGTCCCGCTCGGCCGCAGCCAGAGGCAGCAACACGGTGAGACGCGACGCCTCGGTGACGTAGGGCACAGGCAGGATCTCCACGCGGCTCAGGGGCCGCAGCAGCTGCACCCGGCGGGTGAGGGGCCGGCGGCCGCCCTGCGGGGTCAGCACCTCCAGCTGCAGGTCCAGCGTGTACTCCATGCCGCGGGCAGGATCGAAGCGCCGGTAGCCGTTGACCAGCTGCTGCTTCTCGAGCCGCAGGGCCGGGTGGTAGCGGCGGTTGAGCTCTTCCAGGGCGGCACCCAGCACGTCGGCCACGTCGGCCCGGTCGGCCCCTCGCAGCGGGCAGCGGGGCGAGCCGTCGGCGCAGGAGAAGGCGTGCTGCTCTGTGAAATAGTCCCAGCGCAGCACCTCGAAGCGAGAGGCCGGGCGGGATGGTGCGGGAATGCCCACGGGCCAGGCGGCCGCCCGCTCGCCGTCAGCTGCCAGGTGGCTGGTGTTCTGGATCTCCCACTAGGTTGGAGAAATAAGACCATGAGCAAGGCAAAGACCACGGGTGCCGGCACGTAGCCGGAGGCCTAAGCAGCCAGCAggtgctccctggggagcctggccCCCCGCCAACCTCCGCTATCCCAGCACCCTCACCTATCCTTTTCCCAGATGGGGGCAGCCTAAGAGTTAAAAAGGAAGTTTCTGGAAGAGCTTTGCAGAAAGGGCAGAAACAAACAGGCACTGGGCAACCGGTTTGTTCTCTGACTCTACTGCTAGTTTTAATTTCCCTGGGATCTCTCAGATGTCTTGGGATATGTCCCCTCCATTCCCCGGGCCCAGACCATACCTGCAACTCCTGGATCTCTTGGTATGTGCGTTCCAGCTCAGCTCGGGCAAAAGCTTTGTGCAGCTGGTACATGTGCACGGGGTCATGCACAGGGTGGGCGGTCAGGGCACTGCGGAAACGGGGGTCTCCCTCCTGCACATGCTCCCCAGGGCTCAGCTCCAGGTAGCTATAGTGTACTCCCTGgcgagaggaagggaagggggtccGTAATGGGAAGAGCGATGGGAcagcctccccacctgcctcccagcgtgggcctcagtttcccacccTATGACCTGTTGTGGACCTGGAGTCAGAATTACCAGGTTGAAGGCTACCTTGACCAGTTGTGACCTTGCGTGACTTTGGGCAAGCCTCTGCTGGCTCATCTGTGCAATGGGCATACACATCCTACCTCAGAGCTGTGCAGgggctcaaataaaataataacagccAACACTGAACCCCTACTCTGTGTGAGACTAATCCCTCACGTTGTTTTTTCCAATCCCCACGACCCCTGAGCAATAGTTATTTTTGTTGGTATGGAGGAGGATGCCAAGGTTCAGGAGGTGCAGTGATT
This genomic window contains:
- the CHPF gene encoding chondroitin sulfate synthase 2 → MRASLLLSVLRPAGPVAVGISLGFTLSLLSVTWVEEPCGPGPPQPGDPELPPRGNTNAARRPNSVQPGAERDRPAAGAAESWEPRVLPYHPAQPGQAAKKAVRTRYISTELGIRQRLLVAVLTSQATLPTLGVAVNRTLGHRLERVVFLTGSRGRRAPPGMAVVTLGEERPIGRLHLALRHLLEQHGDDFDWFFIVPDATYTEAHGLARLAGRLSLAAAAHLYLGRPQDFIGGEPAPGRYCHGGFGVLLSRTLLQQLRPHLEGCRNDIVSARPDEWLGRCILDATGVGCTGDHEGVHYSYLELSPGEHVQEGDPRFRSALTAHPVHDPVHMYQLHKAFARAELERTYQEIQELQWEIQNTSHLAADGERAAAWPVGIPAPSRPASRFEVLRWDYFTEQHAFSCADGSPRCPLRGADRADVADVLGAALEELNRRYHPALRLEKQQLVNGYRRFDPARGMEYTLDLQLEVLTPQGGRRPLTRRVQLLRPLSRVEILPVPYVTEASRLTVLLPLAAAERDLAPGFLEAFATAALEPGDAAAALTLLLLYEPRQAQRAAHADVFAPVKAHVAELERRFPGARVPWLSVQTTAPSPLRLMDLLSKKHPLDTLFLLAGPDTVLTPDFLNRCRMHAISGWQAFFPMHFQAFHPAVAPPQGPGPPELGRDTGRFDRQAASEACFYNSDYVAARGRLAAASEQEEELLESTDVYELFLRFSGLHVLRAVEPALLQRYRAQACSARLSEDLYHRCRQSELEGLGSRTQLAMLLFEQEQGNST